In a single window of the Dysgonomonas mossii genome:
- a CDS encoding glycoside hydrolase family 13 protein, producing the protein MKRNCLILLLLVFVSQSILAIDIKTVDPAFWWAGMKNPELQVLIHGNNISKCDVSITSKTARIKETVKLENPNYLILYLDLSNAQPEKFDIILQQGKDKKVIPYEIKQRKAGSSERVGFNSSDVLYLIMPDRFANGDPTNDVIPGMLETKVDRNQQYARHGGDFKGVADNLDYIHDLGVTAIWFNPVLENDMPEGSYHGYAATDYYKVDRRFGSNQEFVDLVDKTHAKGMKVVMDMIFNHCGSEHYLFTDKPSRDWFNYPDKYVQTSYKTTTQHDPYASAADKKLAIDGWFVESMPDFNQRNEHVAKYLIQNSIWWIEYSGIDGIRQDTHPYADYDMMSRWCKEVTEEYPDFNIVGETWLNNNVAIAFWQKDSKLAAPRNSNLRSVMDFPLLSVMEKAFDEETTWDLGLSRIYEYLGQDIVYENTHDLLIFLDNHDTSRFFKNEKQTSNLNRYKQAIAFLLTTRGIPEIYYGTEILMAADKSEGDGYLRRDFPGGWQGDAVNMFKTNERTAQQNEAFDYMKKILNWRKGNEIIAKGTLKHFAPTNGVYVYERKYNGKSVVVILSGSDSEKTINLATYKEILPKSQAKDIITENIINLDGETLTIRPRSVFILEF; encoded by the coding sequence ATGAAAAGAAACTGTTTAATTTTATTACTTCTTGTTTTTGTAAGTCAATCAATTCTAGCAATTGATATAAAGACTGTAGATCCGGCTTTCTGGTGGGCGGGAATGAAAAACCCCGAACTGCAAGTGCTGATTCACGGAAATAATATATCTAAATGTGATGTAAGTATTACTTCCAAAACGGCCAGAATAAAAGAAACTGTAAAGCTTGAAAATCCTAACTATCTTATTTTATATTTGGATCTTTCGAATGCCCAACCTGAAAAATTTGATATTATCTTACAGCAAGGTAAAGACAAGAAAGTTATTCCTTATGAAATTAAACAACGTAAAGCGGGTTCATCCGAAAGGGTTGGATTTAACTCCAGTGATGTTTTATATCTCATCATGCCGGATCGATTTGCGAACGGAGATCCTACAAATGATGTGATTCCGGGAATGCTTGAAACCAAAGTAGATAGAAATCAACAATATGCCCGCCATGGCGGAGACTTCAAAGGGGTAGCCGATAATCTGGATTATATACATGATTTAGGCGTGACAGCTATCTGGTTCAATCCAGTACTGGAAAATGATATGCCCGAAGGTTCTTATCATGGGTATGCAGCAACTGACTACTACAAAGTAGACCGTCGCTTTGGTTCGAACCAAGAATTTGTTGATCTTGTAGACAAGACTCATGCGAAGGGTATGAAAGTAGTTATGGATATGATATTTAATCACTGTGGCAGCGAACATTATCTATTTACAGATAAGCCATCCAGAGACTGGTTTAATTATCCGGATAAATACGTTCAAACATCTTATAAAACTACAACGCAACATGATCCTTATGCTTCAGCAGCAGACAAAAAACTAGCTATTGACGGATGGTTTGTTGAATCTATGCCGGACTTCAATCAACGTAACGAGCATGTAGCAAAGTATCTAATTCAAAACAGTATCTGGTGGATAGAATATAGTGGTATTGATGGCATCCGTCAAGATACCCACCCTTATGCCGACTACGATATGATGTCTCGCTGGTGTAAAGAAGTTACAGAAGAATATCCTGATTTCAATATTGTAGGTGAAACTTGGTTAAACAACAACGTTGCCATTGCTTTCTGGCAAAAAGACAGCAAACTGGCTGCACCAAGAAACTCTAACCTTCGCAGTGTAATGGACTTCCCTCTATTGTCTGTGATGGAAAAAGCTTTTGACGAAGAAACAACATGGGATTTGGGGCTATCTCGCATATACGAATATTTAGGACAAGATATTGTTTATGAAAACACTCATGACCTATTGATATTTCTTGACAATCATGATACCTCACGCTTTTTCAAGAATGAAAAACAAACATCAAATCTAAACAGATATAAACAAGCTATTGCTTTTCTATTAACGACTCGTGGCATACCTGAAATATATTACGGTACAGAAATATTAATGGCGGCAGACAAAAGTGAAGGTGATGGATATCTTCGTCGCGACTTCCCCGGTGGATGGCAAGGTGATGCAGTGAATATGTTTAAGACGAATGAAAGAACGGCTCAACAAAACGAGGCCTTCGATTACATGAAGAAGATATTAAACTGGCGCAAGGGGAATGAAATAATAGCAAAAGGGACTCTAAAGCATTTTGCACCAACCAATGGCGTTTACGTTTATGAGCGTAAGTATAATGGAAAATCGGTAGTTGTTATACTAAGTGGTTCGGATAGTGAAAAGACAATTAATCTGGCTACTTACAAAGAAATACTACCTAAAAGTCAGGCTAAAGATATTATCACTGAAAATATTATAAACTTGGATGGTGAGACGTTAACAATTAGACCAAGAAGTGTTTTTATATTAGAATTTTGA
- a CDS encoding 4-alpha-glucanotransferase: MKIKLHIDYHTVWGQNIYVCGSCPELGNWDEKKALKMTCTSSSEWIVDFETNDTSIEYRYIVKENEIVTAQEWGDPHTLLLDSSKTFDVLDSWRGIPSQRYLYTSGFSESFFHHDNASKLKYYKKAILLKVNCPYIKKNQTMVLSGSSKALGEWNIEKTIHLTPANFGEWQVAINATPIKTPQEYKLAIYDNSENKIIHWEKGSNRVLSPIAEKEDTVRVEALDYRHEWMSWKAAGVSIPVFSLRSKDSFGIGEFSDLKKMVDWSTLTGQKIIQILPINDTTITHTWIDSYPYNAISIYALHPIYLGLKSYPLKDEKLYKKYESEAKELNALKEIDYDKVLALKSSYIKDLFKEIGTSTLKSKDYLTFYKQNEEWLFPYACFSYFRDVYKTANFSLWKTQNSFDKKKLTAFIKSNKEAKESVEMLCFTQYLLHIQLKEVKEYAHQHEVVLKGDIPIGISRNSVEAWVEPHLFNLDVQTGAPPDDFSFFGQNWGFPTYNWDEMAKDGYQWWVKRFRKMADYFDAYRIDHILGFFRIWEIPLSSVQGLLGYFSPAIPMTVEEIQSWGMWFDEYRMTSPYIHEHFLNDVFGEYTQDVIDRYLTPIAWQTFKLKDSCNTQVKIKALFENKTDNKSNVIRNGLYSLCNEVLFIKDKREPWKYHPRITAQYTHSYADLDNNAKLAFNRLYDEFFYRRHSQFWREQAMSKLPSLIASTRMLVCGEDLGMVPESVPSVMNELQILSLEIERMPKVKDMAFNYLGNLPYMSVCTTSTHDMAPIRAWWNENRETTQKYYNQILWKNGAAPQDCNSELCSQIVTNHLNSPSMLAILPLQDWLSIDDKLKRENPEEERINIPAIAQHYWRYRMHLSLEELLDAKEYNAHVKDMVKSSGRE; the protein is encoded by the coding sequence ATGAAAATAAAGTTACATATCGACTATCATACTGTCTGGGGACAAAACATCTATGTCTGCGGATCTTGCCCCGAGTTAGGCAACTGGGACGAGAAGAAGGCTCTGAAAATGACATGTACCTCTTCAAGTGAATGGATTGTTGATTTCGAAACAAATGATACATCTATAGAATATCGCTATATTGTAAAAGAAAATGAAATAGTTACTGCACAAGAGTGGGGAGATCCTCATACGTTATTACTGGATTCAAGTAAGACTTTTGATGTATTGGATTCATGGCGTGGAATTCCATCTCAAAGATATCTTTATACTTCAGGATTTTCGGAAAGCTTTTTCCATCATGACAATGCTTCAAAACTGAAATATTATAAAAAAGCTATTTTACTCAAGGTAAATTGCCCATATATAAAGAAAAATCAAACGATGGTTCTTTCCGGTTCGTCAAAAGCTTTAGGCGAATGGAACATCGAAAAGACGATACACCTTACTCCTGCTAATTTTGGAGAATGGCAAGTGGCAATCAATGCAACCCCTATAAAAACTCCCCAGGAGTATAAATTAGCTATATACGATAATTCAGAAAACAAGATAATCCATTGGGAAAAGGGCTCAAACAGAGTACTCTCTCCTATCGCGGAAAAGGAAGATACAGTAAGAGTAGAGGCACTTGACTATCGCCACGAATGGATGAGTTGGAAAGCTGCCGGAGTATCTATCCCTGTATTCTCGCTACGATCAAAAGATAGCTTTGGTATCGGTGAATTTTCTGACCTCAAAAAAATGGTTGATTGGTCTACCCTTACGGGACAGAAAATCATACAAATATTACCGATCAACGATACTACAATCACGCACACGTGGATCGATTCATACCCATATAATGCGATATCTATTTATGCTCTCCACCCTATCTATTTAGGCTTAAAGAGTTATCCACTCAAGGATGAGAAATTATATAAGAAATACGAAAGTGAGGCTAAAGAGCTAAATGCATTAAAAGAAATAGACTATGATAAGGTTTTAGCACTTAAGTCGTCATATATAAAAGATTTATTTAAAGAGATCGGAACATCAACCCTCAAAAGTAAAGACTATCTCACTTTCTATAAGCAAAATGAAGAATGGCTGTTCCCTTATGCTTGTTTTTCGTACTTCCGTGATGTGTACAAAACGGCAAACTTCTCTTTATGGAAAACCCAAAACTCTTTTGATAAAAAGAAGTTAACTGCATTTATAAAATCAAATAAAGAAGCAAAAGAAAGCGTAGAGATGCTTTGCTTTACTCAATATCTGCTACATATACAATTAAAAGAAGTAAAAGAGTATGCTCATCAACATGAAGTTGTATTAAAAGGTGATATACCTATCGGTATAAGCCGCAACAGCGTTGAAGCATGGGTAGAACCTCACCTTTTCAATCTGGATGTACAAACGGGTGCGCCACCTGATGATTTCTCGTTTTTCGGTCAAAACTGGGGATTCCCTACATACAATTGGGATGAAATGGCAAAAGACGGCTACCAATGGTGGGTAAAGCGCTTCCGCAAAATGGCCGATTATTTCGACGCATATCGGATTGACCATATATTAGGATTTTTCCGCATCTGGGAAATACCTCTATCATCGGTACAAGGTCTCTTAGGGTATTTTAGCCCAGCGATACCGATGACTGTGGAAGAAATACAATCGTGGGGTATGTGGTTTGATGAGTATAGAATGACCAGTCCTTATATTCACGAACATTTCCTAAATGATGTATTTGGAGAATATACTCAAGACGTTATTGATAGATATCTAACTCCGATTGCTTGGCAAACGTTCAAATTGAAAGACTCTTGCAATACTCAAGTGAAGATTAAAGCCTTATTTGAAAATAAGACCGATAATAAAAGCAATGTTATACGAAACGGACTGTACAGTTTATGTAATGAGGTCTTGTTTATTAAAGATAAACGTGAACCTTGGAAATATCATCCTCGTATTACTGCACAGTACACCCATTCGTATGCCGATCTGGACAACAATGCTAAACTCGCGTTCAACAGACTTTATGACGAATTCTTCTATCGTCGCCACTCCCAATTCTGGAGAGAGCAAGCTATGAGCAAATTGCCCAGCCTGATAGCTTCTACACGCATGCTTGTATGTGGAGAAGACCTTGGGATGGTTCCGGAGTCTGTTCCGTCTGTAATGAACGAGTTGCAAATACTCAGTCTGGAGATAGAGCGTATGCCTAAAGTTAAAGATATGGCTTTCAACTATCTGGGCAACTTGCCATATATGAGTGTTTGTACTACATCCACTCATGACATGGCTCCGATAAGAGCATGGTGGAACGAAAATAGAGAAACAACGCAGAAGTATTACAATCAAATATTATGGAAAAACGGAGCAGCTCCGCAAGACTGTAATTCTGAGTTATGCTCGCAGATTGTAACCAATCACTTAAATTCGCCTTCAATGCTTGCTATCCTCCCTCTTCAAGATTGGCTATCTATAGATGATAAGCTGAAAAGAGAGAACCCGGAAGAAGAACGTATAAACATTCCGGCGATTGCACAACATTATTGGAGATATCGTATGCACCTCAGTTTAGAGGAATTATTAGATGCAAAAGAATATAATGCACATGTAAAAGACATGGTAAAATCATCCGGAAGAGAATAA